In Acanthopagrus latus isolate v.2019 chromosome 16, fAcaLat1.1, whole genome shotgun sequence, one DNA window encodes the following:
- the ppp2r3c gene encoding serine/threonine-protein phosphatase 2A regulatory subunit B'' subunit gamma, whose protein sequence is MAEDQQPHWSDILKRRIANSKKDERSEEENKVEETELFTKYYTEWRGGGDRDKSYKNIPRFYYRLPAEDEVLLQKLREESRAVFLQRKSRELLDNEELQNLWFLLDKHQVPPVSGEEAMISYEAYLQVGEKAGPKCKKFFTARVYAKLLNNDPYGRISIMQFFNYVMRKVWLHQTRIGLSLYDVAGQGYLRESDLENYILELIPTLPQLDGLEKSFYSFYVCTAVRKFFFFLDPLRTGKIKIQDILACSFLDDLLELRDEELSKESQESNWFSAPSALRVYGQYLNLDKDHNGMLSKEELSRYGTATLTSVFLDRVFQECLTYDGEMDYKTYLDFVLALENRKEPAALQYIFKLLDMENRGYLNVFSLNYFFRAIQEQMKIHGQEPVSFQDVKDEIFDMVKPKDPYKITLQDLVNSCQGDTVTSILIDLNGFWTYENREVLVANDNDSSNTADLDDT, encoded by the exons ATGGCGGAAGACCAACAGCCTCACTGGTCGGATATTTTGAAAAGGAGGATAGCGAACTCCAAAAAAG ATGAGAGAAGcgaagaggaaaataaggtagAAGAAACTGAGCTGTTCACCAAGTATTACAcagagtggaggggaggaggcgaCAGAGACAAGTCCTACAAGAACATCCCAAGATTTTACTACAGG CTACCAGCGGAGGATGAAGTATTACTTCAGAAGTTGAGAGAAGAATCCAGAGCCGTCTTCCTccagaggaagagcagagaacTGCTGGATAATGAAGAactacag AACCTGTGGTTCCTTCTCGATAAGCACCAGGTGCCTCCTGTGAGTGGGGAGGAGGCCATGATCAGCTACGAAGCCTACCTGCAGGTGGGGGAGAAGGCCGGGCCCAAGTGCAA aAAATTCTTCACAGCCAGGGTGTATGCAAAGCTGCTGAACAACGACCCTTACGGCAGGATTTCCATCATGCAGTTTTTCAACTACGTCATGAGGAAAG TCTGGCTGCATCAGACCCGTATAGGTCTGAGTCTGTATGATGTAGCAGGACAGGGCTACCTCAGAGAGTCG GATCTGGAGAACTACATCCTGGAGCTGATCCCCACTCTGCCTCAGCTGGATGGGCTGGAGAAGTCCTTCTACTCTTTCTACGTCTGCACCGCTGTTCGcaagttcttcttcttcctcgaCCCCCTGAGAACAG gaaaGATTAAAATCCAGGATATATTGGCCTGCAGTTTCCTGGACGACCTGTTAGAG CTGAGAGATGAGGAGCTGTCTAAAGAGAGTCAGGAGTCCAACTGGTTCTCAGCCCCCTCAGCTCTCAGAGTCTATG GACAGTACCTCAACCTGGATAAGGACCACAATGGCATGTTGAGTAAAGAGGAGCTTTCACGCTACGGCACAGCTACGCTCACCTCAGTCTTTCTGGACAGAGTGTTTCAGGAGTGCCTCACCTATGATGGAGAAATG GACTACAAGACCTATCTCGACTTTGTGTTGGCGTTGGAAAACAGGAAGGAGCCGGCAGCGttacagtacatttttaaacttttggatATGGAGAATCGAGGATACCTCAATGTCTTCTCACTCAACTATTTCTTCAGG GCCATTCAGGAGCAGATGAAAATCCACGGACAGGAGCCTGTCTCCTTCCAGGATGTCAAG GATGAGATCTTTGACATGGTGAAGCCTAAAGACCCCTATAAGATCACCCTTCAGGACTTGGTTAACAGTTGTCAGGGTGATACTGTCACCAGCATCCTGATTGACCTCAACGGCTTCTGGACCTATGAGAACAGAGAAGTGCTTGTTGCCAACGACAAcgacagcagcaacacagctgACCTTGACGACACCTGA
- the fam177a1 gene encoding protein FAM177A1 — translation MANVSLYLTNVNVSLGQTMETDKCPGGEADFETVEMDDSAGRPQGRVKVPRRTIFFASGETMEEYSTDEEEEEEEPSKKDLITVDSSKLTWGPYFWFQMWRMATSTVSVCDYMGERLASLFGITTPKYQYAIDEYYRMKKEEEEEEEENHLSEMAERRFAEQQRGEPDDRHPATVEQPEASRASFVNISFDLEPEPPLNTTDTNRVPSPLPS, via the exons ATGGCAAATGTGTCGTTGTATTTGACTAATGTCAACGTTTCACTGGGACAAACTATGGAAACCGATAAG TGTCCAGGAGGGGAGGCAGACTTTGAGACTGTGGAGATGGACGACTCTGCGGGGAGACCGCAGGGGAGGGTGAAGGTTCCCCGCAGGACCATCTTCTTTGCCAGTGGAGAGACCATGGAGGAGTACAGCAccgatgaagaggaagaagaggaggagcctTCGAAGAAAGACCTCATTACTGTAGATTCG TCCAAACTGACCTGGGGTCCATATTTCTGGTTCCAAATGTGGAGAATGGCAACATCCACTGTCTCAG TGTGTGACTACATGGGAGAGAGACTGGCCTCTCTGTTCGGCATCACTACTCCTAAATACCAGTATGCCATCGATGAGTACTACCGCATGAAGAAAGAG gaggaggaggaagaggaggagaaccaTCTGTCTGAGATGGCAGAGCGTCGCTTTgcggagcagcagagaggtgagcCGGACGATCGTCATCCTGCTACTGTGGAGCAGCCGGAAGCATCCAGGGCTTCTTTTGTAAACATCAGCTTTGACCTGGAGCCAGAGCCTCCTCTCAACACCACAGACACCAACAGAGTCCcatctcccctcccctcctga